A single Rhopalosiphum padi isolate XX-2018 chromosome 4, ASM2088224v1, whole genome shotgun sequence DNA region contains:
- the LOC132929887 gene encoding protein Lilipod, whose translation MDDVDEPDEREELFYNNVREKIIFLLLFVLLLALSYAIINQYRKRDNIAVSVQDEDDITVYKYSLLLCTIALAVAVGAALLLPISIASNEVLSLYPSSYYVQWLNHSLIHGLWSLVFLFSNLSLFVFLPFAFLFIESEGFPGHRKCLKARVYETCTVLLLLSIFVLVLTYLLYTIFYTEQSLFYMLFNLWNNYLPFLYSCISFIGVLMLLICTPVGFATLFTILSRFMIKPQLQKTTDEEISILRLEVDCLARRLDQVTINGLTYMSPEPMLEGKKQNITHTEKELWTLQNGKLKRGLTDRLSIYQERLSVLEKQRKVSVFRKLFLYPTFMLLLLALTVVTVLLVVQNLLLILIGIKALPLNTRQFTLGVSSLSKLGPFGAGLEIVIILYMLVASSVGLYSLPVVSTYRPHIKQTPLTHIVGNCTLLLILSSALPLLSRILGITDFDLLADYGRIEWLGNFTIVALYNFVFASAATLCLFNKFTSAVRKELLSRLKSFWKWIMGRDYSITHINSSFSVENSPTISKKNS comes from the exons ATGGACGATGTAGATGAGCCAGATGAACGAGAAGAACTGTTCTATAATAATGTTAGGGAAAAAATA aTTTTTCTCTTGCTGTTTGTTTTGTTGCTAGCGCTCAGTTACGCCATTATTAATCAATACAGAAAACGAGACAATATTGCCGTGTCTGTTCAAGATGAGGATGATAttacagtttataaatatag tttgTTACTTTGCACTATCGCACTGGCAGTTGCTGTTGGAGCAGccctattattacctatttcaaTAGCTAGTAATGAAGTGCTGTCTTTGTATCCTTCTAGTTATTATGTTCAGTGGTTAAATCATTCACTTATACacg GTCTATGGagtttggtatttttattttcaaatctatCTTTATTTGTGTTCTTGCCATTTGCGTTTCTATTCATTGAATCTGAAGGATTCCCTGGTCATCGAAAA TGTTTAAAAGCCAGAGTATATGAAACATGTACGGTGCTTTTATTACTTTCGATATTTGTTCTTGTGTTAACATATTTGCtgtacacaattttttatactGAGCAATCTCTTTTTTACATGCTGTTTA ATTTATGGAACAACTATTTACCATTCTTATATTCTTGCATTTCATTCATCGGTGTACTTAtgttattaa TATGTACTCCAGTTGGATTTGCTAcattatttaccattttaagTCGGTTCATGATTAAACCACAACTACAAAAAACTACAGATGAAGAAATTAGCATTTTAAGACTTGAAGTAGATTGTCTTGCTAGAAG ATTGGACCAAGTTACTATAAATGGTTTAACATACATGTCACCAGAACCCATGTTAGAAGgaaagaaacaaaatataactcATACCGAAAAGGAGTTATGGACATTGCAAAATGGAAAGCTAAAACGTGGACTAACTGATAGATTGTCAATTTATCAAGAAAGACTTAGTGtacttg aaaaacaaaGGAAAGTATCGGTATTccgtaagttatttttatatccaaCATTCATGCTATTGTTGTTAGCACTTACTGTTGTCACAGTTTTATTAGTTGTCCAAAACTTGCTTTTGATACTCATTGGCATAAAAGCATTACCTCTTAATACTAGA CAATTTACTTTAGGTGTGAGTTCACTATCCAAATTAGGACCATTTGGGGCTGGTTTGGAAatagtcattattttatatatgttagtGGCCTCAAGTGTTGGTTTATATTCATTGCCTGTAGTGTCTACATACCGTCCACATATTAAACAAACACCATTGACACACATAGTAGGCAATTGTACTTTGTTGCTTATATTAAGCTCTgcattaccattattatctagAATTCTAG gAATTACAGACTTTGATTTATTAGCTGATTATGGAAGAATTGAATGGCTTGGAAATTTCACAATTGTTGCTTTGTACAATTTTGTATTTGCTTCTGCTGCCACACtttgtttatttaacaaatttacttCAGCTGTACGAAAAGAATTATTATCAAg actcaAAAGTTTTTGGAAATGGATAATGGGACGTGACTACAGTATTACACACATTAATTCTAGTTTTTCAGTAGAAAATTCACCtactatttctaaaaaaaacagttaa